Proteins encoded by one window of Mariniplasma anaerobium:
- a CDS encoding deoxynucleoside kinase — translation MKISIGGMIASGKSTLVNRLGEALDLPVMEEFEKDDEVFNTLLKWLYEQKTDVEMLLQIYFIHNHWLNQQKYEGNFIVDRDLVEHWLFAQHNLKRMPTIMNMYNGVFHAYMNQIKKPDIYIILDVDWENFKDRVLSRGRDQEIENFDKNESYFRSLLKDYVTKIAAQCAVYDIPYVILNTSNKSEDEVFEMSMKAIRNI, via the coding sequence ATGAAAATATCAATAGGTGGAATGATTGCTTCAGGCAAATCAACATTAGTTAATCGACTAGGAGAGGCACTAGACCTGCCTGTAATGGAAGAGTTTGAGAAAGACGATGAAGTATTCAATACATTGCTTAAGTGGCTATATGAGCAAAAAACAGACGTTGAAATGTTGTTACAAATATATTTTATTCACAATCATTGGCTCAATCAACAAAAATATGAAGGAAACTTCATTGTTGATAGAGATTTAGTTGAGCATTGGTTATTTGCTCAACATAATCTAAAAAGAATGCCAACAATCATGAACATGTATAATGGTGTCTTTCATGCATATATGAATCAAATTAAAAAACCTGATATTTATATCATATTAGATGTAGATTGGGAAAACTTTAAAGATAGAGTATTATCAAGAGGTAGAGATCAAGAAATTGAAAACTTTGATAAGAATGAATCATATTTTAGATCTTTATTAAAAGATTATGTAACAAAGATTGCAGCTCAATGTGCTGTATATGATATTCCATATGTCATACTTAACACATCAAACAAATCAGAAGACGAAGTGTTTGAAATGAGCATGAAAGCAATTAGAAATATTTAA
- a CDS encoding DEAD/DEAH box helicase translates to MSFKNLGIIPEILKAVEHEGYDTPSPIQEQAIPVLLQQKDVLASAQTGTGKTAAFSIPIIQGLYQDQLPYEKKHIRALILAPTRELAEQIKDSFRGYSRHMGLRTEVIYGGVSQRSQEIALKKGVDILVATPGRLLDLINQGLVKLQFVKYLVLDEADHMLDMGFIKDVRKIVSYVKDMHQTMMFSATLPHEILSFANELLINPVRIEITPPEAMLDKIDHSLYFVTKKDKTNLLIDLLVNPKMESVLVFTRTKHGANKLVKELLAYGVKADAIHGNKSQNMRQKALNNFKAKRTRVLVATDIAARGIDVDDLSHVLNYDLPESPETYVHRIGRTGRAEKTGIAMSFCSQDEAHLLRAIEKTNKITIPVITEQPFHTTIRVDQTRNELKVIKAQRENGSKRGNTGRRKKSYSPDTNKNKNESPYQKAKSKKKYYDKYSKSKSSRKY, encoded by the coding sequence ATGTCATTTAAAAATTTAGGAATTATCCCGGAAATATTGAAAGCAGTAGAGCATGAAGGCTATGATACACCTTCACCTATACAAGAACAAGCCATCCCTGTACTTTTACAACAAAAAGATGTACTAGCAAGTGCACAAACAGGAACAGGTAAAACAGCGGCTTTTTCAATACCAATTATTCAAGGGTTGTATCAAGATCAATTACCATATGAGAAAAAACATATTAGAGCTTTAATTCTAGCACCAACAAGAGAACTTGCTGAACAAATTAAAGATAGTTTTAGAGGTTACTCTCGTCACATGGGATTAAGAACAGAAGTTATTTATGGTGGCGTATCACAAAGAAGCCAAGAAATAGCATTAAAAAAAGGTGTTGACATATTAGTTGCGACACCAGGTAGATTATTAGATTTAATTAACCAAGGGTTAGTTAAATTACAATTTGTTAAATATCTAGTTTTAGATGAAGCAGATCATATGTTAGATATGGGCTTTATCAAAGACGTTAGAAAAATAGTTTCATATGTTAAAGATATGCATCAAACAATGATGTTTTCAGCAACATTACCTCATGAAATATTATCTTTTGCAAATGAATTATTAATCAATCCAGTAAGAATTGAAATCACACCACCAGAAGCAATGTTAGACAAAATCGATCATAGCTTATATTTTGTTACGAAAAAAGATAAAACAAATCTATTGATTGACTTACTAGTTAATCCTAAGATGGAATCTGTTTTAGTTTTTACAAGAACTAAACATGGTGCAAACAAGTTAGTTAAAGAATTACTAGCTTATGGTGTTAAGGCTGATGCGATTCATGGTAACAAATCACAAAACATGAGACAAAAAGCATTAAATAACTTTAAAGCTAAACGCACAAGAGTATTAGTTGCAACTGATATTGCAGCTCGTGGAATTGATGTAGATGATTTATCACATGTATTAAATTATGACCTACCAGAATCTCCAGAAACTTACGTGCATAGAATTGGTAGAACTGGTAGAGCAGAAAAAACTGGTATTGCAATGTCATTTTGTTCCCAAGATGAAGCACATTTATTAAGAGCTATTGAAAAAACAAATAAAATAACAATACCTGTCATCACTGAACAACCATTTCATACAACCATTAGAGTTGACCAAACAAGAAATGAATTAAAGGTTATCAAAGCTCAAAGAGAAAATGGTTCAAAAAGAGGTAATACAGGCAGAAGAAAAAAATCTTACTCACCTGATACAAATAAGAATAAGAATGAATCCCCTTATCAAAAAGCTAAATCAAAAAAGAAATATTATGATAAATATTCAAAATCTAAATCATCAAGAAAATATTAA
- a CDS encoding GNAT family N-acetyltransferase, whose amino-acid sequence MEVVISVYKEKDYLEMLDVTMELWNLKMTPYTKKSIDINTSIIDDTGSIPKKINEGILIAKVNQSIAGVAHLDYKGKKTSEPESLSVIKLIKKYGLFRLLRVQKMGKFFEHEVNEDELHIHGIVVASKFRSMGIGSKLFDEIESIAKNKGLKKITLEVLDSNKLAYKLYKKLGFIDIRASEFTKKQKKYFKSNTHIYMIKELDIK is encoded by the coding sequence ATGGAAGTAGTAATTAGTGTATATAAGGAAAAAGATTATTTAGAAATGCTAGATGTAACTATGGAATTATGGAATTTAAAAATGACTCCTTATACAAAAAAGTCTATTGATATAAACACAAGTATTATTGATGATACTGGATCTATACCTAAAAAAATTAATGAAGGTATACTTATAGCCAAAGTCAATCAAAGTATAGCAGGTGTTGCACATCTTGATTATAAAGGTAAAAAAACAAGCGAACCCGAGAGTTTAAGTGTTATAAAATTAATCAAAAAGTATGGCCTATTTAGATTATTAAGAGTTCAAAAAATGGGTAAATTTTTTGAGCATGAAGTTAACGAAGACGAACTTCACATACACGGGATAGTTGTTGCTAGTAAATTTCGTAGTATGGGTATAGGATCTAAACTCTTTGATGAAATAGAAAGTATTGCGAAAAATAAAGGATTAAAGAAAATCACATTAGAAGTTCTTGACTCTAATAAGTTAGCCTATAAACTATACAAAAAATTAGGATTTATTGATATAAGAGCATCTGAGTTTACTAAGAAACAAAAGAAATACTTTAAGAGTAATACTCATATATATATGATAAAAGAACTAGATATAAAATAA
- a CDS encoding YwbE family protein codes for MNGNQKKDIKIGSKVMVVEKQNQRNGNLTEGVVSRILTNSATHPHGIKVMLEDGTVGRVKEIL; via the coding sequence ATGAATGGTAATCAGAAAAAAGATATAAAGATAGGATCTAAAGTGATGGTTGTTGAAAAACAAAACCAACGCAATGGTAATTTAACTGAAGGTGTTGTATCACGCATATTAACAAATTCAGCAACTCACCCACATGGCATAAAAGTGATGTTAGAAGATGGTACAGTTGGAAGAGTGAAAGAAATATTATAA
- a CDS encoding AAA family ATPase has product MIERLVTISNFRSIGNEQKESFELNYLMDNEGSYGGLVTLIGENNSGKSNFLDALKAFQSKKFVANDIPFNIYDPKIKPTIDFILHDKLSRTKFIAELVDNKIFYSKTIGTKTISCEPNKKLKAQTIKFLEYLVSPVLKAATQNSSSAISYVNAIKVIVDKILKNVFITETEKNNLNAYIKNAHIVTYLNLEYENVKLEGFISDIEDNFVQLSQISIDKKTTDEALEQFGVKLLPNIISYVDSNHITTNNTVSTVVNGVIQTPLFFIKLFELLEDEQYTELQNAYKKFHEFGKKRKNILTNYEKKINKSVTKLSNLFNEIYSFETEDKYHFRLAIESDNLYFMISENEEDILLDSQSTGFRWFFDFFFNIFSDNKIEKGDIVLLDEPATNLHVAGQIELRKQIKKFGMQNGVTFIMSTHSPFLIDPDYLDELRVVSKINQNSIVCNKFTVNQENDVDVIMPIKTALTVNRHIILNPDDLLIFVEGITDYNYLVGFKELLGYDHINFMPIQGIKRANLHKELLKITKTPVLLVDSDGAGKYVYDKNKDKFGIEVFKLADIEETFKEIEDLFTKSDQARFHVMDKDYKVTSGFKNALVNKKIRVSKETKENFIKLFKHISA; this is encoded by the coding sequence ATGATTGAAAGATTAGTAACAATTAGTAATTTTAGAAGTATAGGAAATGAACAAAAAGAATCTTTTGAGTTAAACTATTTAATGGATAATGAAGGATCTTATGGTGGATTAGTAACGCTTATAGGAGAGAATAATTCGGGGAAGAGCAACTTTTTAGATGCTTTAAAAGCATTCCAGTCTAAAAAATTTGTAGCAAACGATATTCCATTTAACATATATGACCCTAAAATAAAGCCGACTATTGATTTTATATTACACGATAAGTTAAGTAGAACTAAATTTATAGCAGAACTTGTAGACAATAAAATTTTTTATTCAAAAACAATTGGAACAAAAACTATAAGTTGTGAGCCGAACAAAAAACTTAAAGCTCAAACAATAAAATTTTTAGAGTATTTGGTGAGCCCAGTATTAAAAGCAGCTACACAAAATAGCTCTTCAGCAATCAGCTATGTTAATGCTATAAAGGTGATTGTAGATAAGATATTGAAAAATGTTTTTATTACTGAAACTGAAAAAAATAATTTAAATGCATATATAAAAAACGCACACATCGTTACATATTTAAATTTAGAGTATGAAAATGTAAAACTTGAAGGGTTTATTTCAGATATAGAAGATAACTTTGTACAGTTAAGTCAAATTAGTATAGACAAAAAAACAACTGATGAAGCATTAGAACAATTTGGAGTTAAATTGCTGCCAAATATAATTTCATATGTTGATAGCAATCATATAACAACTAATAATACTGTTTCAACCGTTGTCAATGGAGTTATTCAAACACCACTGTTTTTTATTAAGTTGTTTGAATTGCTGGAAGATGAACAATATACAGAACTTCAGAATGCTTATAAAAAATTTCATGAATTTGGAAAAAAAAGAAAGAATATATTAACTAACTATGAAAAAAAGATAAATAAATCAGTAACAAAATTATCGAATCTATTTAATGAAATTTACTCATTTGAAACAGAAGACAAGTATCACTTTAGATTGGCTATTGAAAGTGATAATTTGTATTTTATGATAAGTGAAAATGAAGAGGACATACTACTTGATAGTCAATCAACAGGATTTAGATGGTTCTTTGATTTCTTCTTTAATATATTTTCAGATAATAAAATTGAAAAAGGAGATATAGTTTTATTGGATGAACCAGCTACAAATTTACATGTAGCAGGACAAATAGAACTTCGCAAACAAATAAAAAAATTTGGAATGCAAAACGGAGTTACATTTATAATGAGTACGCATTCACCATTTCTAATTGATCCAGATTATTTAGATGAACTTCGAGTTGTAAGCAAAATCAATCAAAATTCTATCGTGTGTAATAAATTCACAGTTAACCAGGAGAATGATGTTGATGTTATTATGCCAATTAAAACAGCTCTTACTGTTAATAGACATATAATTTTAAATCCAGATGATTTATTAATATTTGTCGAAGGAATCACGGACTACAACTATCTTGTGGGATTTAAAGAGTTACTAGGGTATGATCATATTAATTTTATGCCTATACAGGGAATAAAAAGAGCAAATTTACATAAAGAATTATTGAAAATAACAAAAACCCCAGTTTTGCTTGTAGATTCAGATGGAGCTGGGAAATATGTTTATGATAAAAATAAGGATAAATTTGGAATTGAAGTATTTAAATTAGCAGACATTGAAGAAACTTTTAAAGAGATAGAAGATTTATTCACCAAAAGTGATCAAGCCAGATTTCATGTTATGGATAAGGATTATAAAGTTACTAGTGGATTCAAAAATGCATTAGTAAATAAAAAAATTAGAGTATCTAAAGAAACAAAAGAAAACTTTATTAAACTATTTAAGCATATTAGTGCATGA
- a CDS encoding type II restriction enzyme, with protein sequence MEKKTVSDYWNEIFEKYNILDEIKNHQVFKITAKQIKEFKEPRLMTKFDSRRSRPGIFRKNYLGILPIDNGEYLIGKFNLYEKVPKDPNLMPVEVDLPEYLESIDPDNIYSESNALNVALLSGMIRNLIGEDLHETISGRMRANDFDFIVHGSDNISQIINVKKPQIEIDGGYESKNKLILIEAKNTDPDDFIIRQLYYPYRFWTMKVNKSIVPIFFTYKNGLYDFYVYEFENEKDYNSIKFIEHISYKLRYKNLEIIKRENLIVIDEDMSIPFPQADSFTRIKGILDHLSDKDCTANDIAELFDFTPRQGAYYLAAARYLGLVEKENKLYQLTKAAYQINKFSVKERNVMLGEFILKHKPFLLVFDYYNRYKEFPSNEKIIEFMDISKINLPSKNRVVYERRASTVRGWVQWIIYSGIKVS encoded by the coding sequence ATGGAGAAAAAAACCGTCTCGGATTATTGGAATGAAATATTTGAAAAGTATAATATACTTGATGAAATTAAAAATCATCAAGTTTTTAAGATTACCGCTAAGCAAATAAAAGAGTTTAAAGAACCAAGGTTAATGACGAAATTTGACAGTAGAAGAAGTAGACCGGGAATATTTAGAAAAAATTATCTTGGAATCTTACCAATTGATAATGGAGAGTATTTAATTGGTAAATTTAATTTATACGAAAAAGTACCAAAAGATCCAAATTTAATGCCAGTTGAGGTTGATTTACCAGAATATTTAGAATCAATAGATCCAGATAATATTTATTCTGAAAGTAATGCATTAAACGTTGCTCTATTGTCTGGTATGATTCGAAATTTAATTGGTGAAGATCTTCATGAAACTATCTCTGGGAGAATGAGAGCTAATGATTTTGATTTTATAGTACATGGCAGTGATAATATTTCACAAATAATCAATGTAAAAAAGCCTCAAATCGAAATTGATGGAGGGTATGAAAGCAAGAATAAATTAATTTTAATTGAAGCGAAAAATACAGATCCAGATGATTTTATCATTAGACAACTGTATTACCCATATCGATTTTGGACAATGAAAGTTAATAAAAGTATTGTTCCAATCTTTTTTACGTATAAGAATGGACTATATGATTTTTATGTGTATGAGTTTGAAAATGAAAAAGACTATAATTCAATTAAGTTTATAGAGCACATATCATATAAGTTGAGATATAAAAATCTTGAAATCATTAAAAGAGAGAATTTAATAGTAATAGATGAAGATATGAGTATACCATTTCCTCAAGCGGATAGCTTTACTAGAATTAAAGGGATATTGGACCACCTATCAGATAAGGATTGTACTGCAAATGATATTGCAGAACTGTTTGATTTCACTCCTAGACAAGGAGCATATTATTTAGCCGCTGCAAGATATTTAGGATTGGTTGAGAAAGAAAATAAGCTATATCAACTTACAAAAGCAGCTTATCAAATCAATAAATTTTCTGTAAAAGAGAGAAATGTTATGCTAGGTGAATTTATTCTTAAGCATAAGCCTTTTTTATTAGTCTTTGACTATTATAATAGATATAAAGAATTTCCATCTAATGAAAAGATTATAGAGTTTATGGATATATCAAAAATAAATCTACCTAGCAAGAATAGAGTCGTATATGAAAGAAGAGCAAGCACTGTTAGAGGTTGGGTACAGTGGATAATATATTCGGGGATTAAAGTTTCATAA
- a CDS encoding DNA adenine methylase has translation MNTHIKPFIKWVGGKRQLIPQMEKYLPKSSENYFEPFVGAGALFFHMLPNNANINDMNEELINTYKVIRNDIDNLIDKLNIHEKNNTAEYFYSVRIWDRQPGYSRRSNTTKAARFIYMNKVGFNGLYRVNLKGQFNVPYGTYTNPKICDENLLRDISKYFNEKNIHFTSLDFEEAVKGAKSGSFVYFDPPYDPLSKTSSFTQYQKGGFDREEQKRLKCVADRLVHKGAKVILSNSNTEFIKDLYKNKIDDAKSDVDYFIVELVDAKRSINSKADGRGKIKEVLIISKD, from the coding sequence TTGAATACACATATAAAACCATTTATAAAATGGGTTGGAGGGAAAAGACAGCTAATACCACAAATGGAAAAGTACTTACCTAAGAGTTCAGAAAACTATTTTGAACCTTTCGTTGGTGCAGGAGCTTTGTTTTTTCATATGCTTCCAAATAATGCAAATATTAATGACATGAATGAAGAATTAATAAATACATATAAAGTTATTAGAAATGATATAGATAATTTAATAGATAAATTAAATATTCACGAAAAGAATAATACAGCTGAATATTTTTATTCAGTAAGAATTTGGGATAGACAACCTGGTTATTCAAGAAGATCTAACACAACCAAAGCAGCTAGATTCATCTATATGAATAAAGTGGGATTTAATGGATTATATAGAGTTAATCTTAAGGGCCAATTTAACGTTCCTTATGGAACATACACTAATCCTAAAATATGTGACGAGAACTTATTAAGAGATATAAGCAAATACTTTAATGAAAAAAACATCCATTTTACTTCTCTAGACTTTGAAGAAGCTGTTAAAGGTGCTAAATCAGGATCATTTGTATATTTTGATCCCCCATATGATCCTTTAAGTAAAACATCATCATTCACTCAATATCAAAAAGGTGGATTTGATAGAGAAGAGCAAAAACGATTAAAATGTGTTGCTGATAGACTAGTGCATAAAGGAGCAAAAGTCATATTAAGTAACTCTAATACGGAATTTATAAAAGATCTTTATAAAAACAAAATAGATGATGCAAAAAGTGATGTGGATTACTTTATAGTAGAATTAGTTGATGCAAAAAGAAGTATAAATTCTAAAGCAGATGGTAGAGGAAAGATCAAAGAAGTTCTAATAATAAGTAAGGATTGA